The Topomyia yanbarensis strain Yona2022 chromosome 3, ASM3024719v1, whole genome shotgun sequence nucleotide sequence aagcatctaaattcagaataacagtcacatcggtttcttggagatggctagaccgattcaaccaaacttagtcttaaatgaaaggtgttgcgcccccgtaaatttaatttcatcccgatccgacttccggttccggagttacgggttgtggcgtgcgatcgcaTAGCAAATAGCGATTCAAACCAATCCtacgatgaaagcaaaaaaggtaaaaatttcgctaacaACTTAaattgcagttctaggtcaccgatggCCAAccgaactttcgttgactacattgaccaccgtaggcggttccggaagtgcccgggaaaagcggctaCCTTTCAatattaacaaactcacatcagttacTCGAAAATGGTtgtgccgattttcacaaacttagtcccaaatgatagctgtaTTATCCCTACAGATgactataaaatttcgtactgaTCGCTAATATGGTTCCGGATATAGActgaatcgtccggtcacatatgaatgtaatgtatacatttgaagcttttaatgaatataaacaacgaaaaaattctcgtgttaatgattgagaaaggcacaattgcaccgctaggtgtaTTAAAAGAGGTTTTAGGTattggggtcaatatgaccccaaatgaactttcaaaatgcgataactttttaagttttgcacCTAGATGTTTAGAATTTCTTGACTTTTCCTCTTTCATGAagagcaacgattttcaatagaGTTCAAAATTTTCGCTCATTCCTGAAGGGCTGTACGATTATGGTGTTAGCGGGTTttattgaccccgatttcgaactcagtttttTCCAACAAAATCTATATGATCTTGTacttaaattgtttgttggagtttctattttcagtttctggtaaatattattattattattattattattattattattattattattattattgttattattattattattattattattattattattattattattattattattattattattattattattattattattattattattattattattattattattattattattattattattattattattattattattattattattattattattattattattattattattattattattattattattattattattattattattattattattattattattattattattattattattattattattattattattattgttattattattattattattattattattattattattattattattattattaaatatTATGTCTTTCACCTGGTTGGTCAGTGGGAATCGTTACCGAATGGGCTCATGTTTGGCATTcatagatgtatgcagaacctTTATCATAAATCATTGACAGAATGCTAATAATataatcaaacaaaacaaaaatgagaatgtatatattaaatttgtacatgatacgaCCGATCTTGGATGTGCCGGATAACGATTCCGATGCCGATTCCGGGGGTACAATAGTATACCGCCGGAATCGgccaaacatgaccccattcggcatCGATTCCCACTGACCAACCAAGTGACaaacggtaatatttaccagaaactgaaaaattACACTCCAACAAGCAATTTAAGTACCAATTCATATAGATTTGGTTGAGAATGTGTTTtaaactgagttcgaaatcgtGGTCAgtatgacccgctaacaccttattcgttacaaaaagttaacatcCAAAGAAGGttatttttttctcaattttattaattttaataattttgttaattttattaattttattagttttattaattttattaatattattaattttattaatttttttttaataattttattaattttattaagttagttaattttattaaattaattcattgtatttattttattcttttattttttctcaatttattaatttattattttattcactttatttatattttccagttcatacattttgttcaATTTCTTCATGACAAAAATCTTATTAACTCTGTCCAGTCATTCCTTTTAATCAGTTTTTCTAATTTGTAATTTAACTCAActcaatttattcttttcaatattttctaatTATTCTTTAACGAAATGAGCTATTTTTTCAGGAAAATTCCTAAAAttattatgcacaaaaaattcaTATCGCTGCTCGAATTTATTCGTAAATCTGCTACGAATAGGTTCATTAGCGAATCCGAGCATTTTCGTGCAATATTAATAGTTGGTTGCACTCTTTACACGAACTAAATACATGGCGATATGAAGaacttttctttttatttcagaTTTGTAGGGTAAATTGCACTATCAAAAAAAGTATGCGGTTCAAGCATACTAgtatactcaagttggtttgtTTGTTGAACAGTGTAATACATAACCATTTTTTAGGGTAAGAAGACACCATTGATACCTCACATAACGCAACGCGAGACAGATCTTATTGTCCTTACTAACTAATAAAAGGATTAAAAATTTACCCGTCAGGCGCGAAGTTGTTCATCAGCAGGCCGAAAGCCTTACGTTGGCGTAGCCCCAAAAAACAAGATTATTGATACCGTAAACAGGGATGACTTTGGGATGAtgtctattttttttataaaacaaatagatctcagatttgagcaagagtaataaattacaagcgagtttatattttcctttagagtgggatgtgccaaatttacttttaagagtttgtttattttattttattttttacatttttttatgaaattagtTGGCAATtacttcaaattattttaagctaaaatatagctgttttattgttcaatattcgaacgtgttaaaatggattgAAACATTtgtaaagcactgaaataaaacaattttagcagttttaaaggttttcagaattttttattctagttggacacaaattatacgaattttggttactcgaattttacagtatattgaaTACTTTGCATAATACCAATtactatttaacaatgagtatcttttcaaaattagtttaaaaacgtttttaatccacctaacagtgtgatgagacatttcttataactcttatcactctcttcggatattatatcgtttgagaacatttagaacttgatgcttcgcgatgtttttgataacacatactacatgggatagtggcaggactcagagaatcgctcaaatcagcataggacaacatcagtgctagaaatctcaaaccaaatcaatgggaaagcgaaaaaatcgactttttctaaaggtgactttccagtagtatccttgatttgaattattatcgctaatcctaatgccaaagaacaaataaaagcctcacgaaaacgaaacgtttgggaaaatcatcatcattactggagttttcattttcacgaaacttttcgataaccttccgtcacttgcgttaatgcaatgggtgcacagtgctctgaaaatctagcgaaatcgtcttagggcaccagctggtctgtaaagaatactaaaaattaatttctattccataattttcagttcagtaattcgagagatcgtgttcaccgcaagccatgaaaaatagaccacgttgtgaagcgatggtcactatttattaaaaaatcacggttaaataaaaaattaaactattaaaaaatttcaaatagtttataattttcacaaacttattaggaaaaattgtttaataagctttcgtaatattatgtaggaaaaaagctgaaaatttcagtattttctctatctgcaacatataaacccttaagcataccaattaattggtatacgatttggaataggttcgccaaattttggaagaagtctataaaataaccccttgaaaactatctaaaaattgttgtagttcgatgcaataaaaaaatctccaaaaaagaaatgtacctattaatgtgaaacacagcgaataatacatacaataaagacccattttcatcagtctcatggcgtattttaggctgacaaaatggggacattcactaaatcgggcaattttttttctttataataaactgaagctgttaaaatattattctcgtcccttgatgtagtctgataactatttctgattatgatgaactttttattttcgcatatttcgcatatcttcatgataaggaaaacatgctcaagaaaggatttactggAATtgagtcttgttcgtctgctagagcccatcaaacatatgttcatatttggctgataaaatcggggtttcaatgtgttataatagatattcagcattcgaagaagtttcttttgaacgagtgtagaacgactttgtttcctacttacttgaaatcagcggcgtagccagaaattcggtttggtgaaaatcgatcatactgtccaaacggcataattccgaaaccgtaatttttgaagttttaaaattatgcagaattaatttttcagaaaatagtaacaaagttcgtgtctttagcgaagttgttgagactttattgtagtcatgaatattaacctgagaaaattcaccataaatacttcttggacgatataccgtcaaaattattttatcaaatgatgcgctgtttaacatttgtaaaacacatcgaagatactaaacctccgaaattggcggtttcaaaatgatgctatcttgaccttaaattactgttttaaacatttgacctatacatataattggtcatacaacaaaaatcgaatgctcatcaaaatcaatcagaacctgctagaatcgaatggaaatcgtcatttttcataaatttctctctacattcggaaagtgttatcctcgttattaatcatattacgttttcgtctcaactcgacacattcccaaaataaaaccctgttttaatccacctagtggttccatggctggttatgttcaatacaatggtggaaatgaatattacatgttcagtacgatttgcgcatacatacaatggatcgacagccacgatcttgaaatactatgtgaaactgaaacatcgcttgaaaccagcggcggatcatatagaaagatccgggagatccaggtcctgctgaaaattttcaacttgttaagaaattttaaactagttttaattttaaagtagcaacccctcactgcatactccctccgggtcggtatgattgacgatttttagagtgattgcataacctttctatatgagaaaggcaaaaatgtaccaaagtccaaaaaagtcaatttttgttaatcatctcaatgtttcatgcattttaaagtcatttggcatcaaaaatacaaatttgattttgaaaatttttcatttcagtttatatgagattttgctgtgtgattgcactcttcaactcgtaactccggaaccggaagtccaatcaataaaaaaaatcaatagcagccgatggaaaggttgtacctttcatttgagactaactttgtgcaaatcggttcagccatttctgagaaacagaggtcacattttttttccacatacacacacatacatacacacacagacattttccaatctcgaggaactcagtcgattggcatatgacactcggctctccgggtcgggattagattggcgaattttagagtgaatgagaaaggcaaaaacatttttagcaaatgttgaaagttatgcatttttttggtgagcagttctatgtttcatagacattaaatcaattttaacttcgcttcctattaaataaagacccttattacagtacatttctacaaaaacgagctcaatctgaaaataaatctgaggattatgattgattacagaactctggaattttctattggaatgttttcaggcaggaatttgatattgatgctattagacaactgtgaaatcaagaccaatagatcagttacatatcaggaggaccccattccgacaatttatcaaaagtcctcatgatgtttacaacaacaggttatcaatctacggatcagataattgttattgtaatattgaattaaatcagtctgcatcaataaattttcaacttcaatccaatttttttttttgggtgtggtgggggggggggggttgtatggtgttaagccccaaaaccttctcttggctacgccgttgcttggagttatttatttcgcttttcattttccgatatgtttcagatcgatccgatggttatatgttagaaaaattgcagtcagaaggttcgcacaaatgaacatttttgtactgataagttatcaagttccttccaaacaacttggaagtgttcggtgattatttctagtggttgtagatagtaaaatgaaatacaaaattcgttttatcgaaataatatttggcttatttcaatggattactactatattgaacaataaataggcgacaaacagtaatccacaaacaacaagccataacttttaaagtattcaaaatagatatttgaagtcttcagtaaagttattcgcaaaagtaagagctacaaatttgccgaagacatcatttcgatataattacttccaagaaaatttgtgaaaatatctcactcatagggagattaatcagcaaaagcacaataccaaaagaaagggcatattgcccccattaaattttccgaagatactattgacctaaaataagccgttttggcgttaataatagattacatgtttttggtcatatttctggcaatgggaaatgataaaaatctttcgtccgcatttaatgttaaatatctcttttaataatagtccgatttcaacaatctataaattgttcgaaaggtattctttaaagctgtctaaaaacatataaattgttgatctatattgtcaatttcggtagataatttaaaaaaaactgcaaaaaacgccatttttacgcattcaaacattcatatcttggaaactaaacatcagaatcaaaaacaaattaatagcgttcatagtgttttttagttctttcatttaaaattggtttggataagatcggttcagccattgctgagaaacacgaatgagaatttgtccggtacatacacacacacacacacacacacacacagacattgtcccaaatcgtcgagctgagtcgattggtatataagactcggccctccgggcctcgaaaaaaatcttgaaagtttgagcgaattctatacatttcttttataagaaatgtaaaacgtgttgcgtctaaaaatatacaATGATTACtacgaaaagtgatcaatgtcaccccggtttacggtacctgtTTTCAGGAAAGAAATTCATCAACTTGACATCTGCTTTGTTGTGTTCGGCGGGTCGTGTGGTCGAACTTCTAATACGCTATTATCGACATGGAAggtacacggaaacgaaaaactacctaaaattgagttcctttgactcaatctcgtggtatcgtgggggaacttaaaattaggtaaaccgtgttgaaggtagtttccatttaaccacggcaaaaattacaactcattgataggttttttatactcaaatttaagttgaatttacctaattttgagttcaccccaaacaactcaaaagtaccttcctccacggaagacctcgactgagtcgaatctctctttttgtttttgacaacactaataagtgcgaaagcgacgcacaactcaaatgTAAGtaaaaagaacttattctgcaggttgttttatttaaccgtgtattcTTTTATTTGACGTTTTGCTGGTGGTTATAGTGTCTACGATTAGTTGTACTAACGAATTTTGTGACGGGTTCCTTGTTGGACAACTGTATTAGTTCGAAACTCGGCCTATTACTTTATCGCTCAGCAACAGTGAATGCTCAATCTCACTATAAGGTTAGACGATTAAGGTCTTTGAAATCAATCATAGCTGTATTAATGTCTAGCAGTCAAAATGTTTTGCTCCATTAATTCACTATAAGTCGCTGACTCGAACTACTATATGCTAGTACAATTACAGTTTGATCAAAAACAACAGTGACAGACCTAAAATGGATTGATTTGACCAGTTGAATACAGACAATTTCCGAAATTGAAGTAATGAAAACCCTGTGGCCCATCATGACTCTCGACGGCACTACTCACAATAGAGCAAATGTAGTCACTTTACTTAGGGTTAAGGGCTTATTAGAAAGGGTCCTGCTTTAGTTCATTAGTTACTCTGCCTACAATTGATGGAATGTGTATAAATTGCCTTCAACACCTTTCTTTGTTCCTAAGAATCAATATGGTAACCAAAAGCATTAAAATTAGAACATGAAGTCTCCATTACAAATGGTTAAAAGGCATTTATATCAACAGAAAGGCCTAATTTCACTAGCCACTATATCTTAAACGACACACGTTTGTCAAACTTTTACAGTGAAACACTTATTATATCATTTCAAATTGTGTTTATATTTTGATAACATAAATAGCAGCTATACGTTAAGCTTCAATAAACTAGCGTTGATTAGACTATGGACAGCAGGAACATCTGTGCGATCTTCGGAGCAGGTAGGTTACCATGACGAAAGGAGCACTTCACTTGAACAGCACTGGAGCCGGAGCAGCTGCCACGTACGGAGCGGAGTAGGCCAATGGTGCCGCGGCATATGGTGCTGCAATGTATGGCGCAGAAGCATAGGCTGCCAATGGGGCAAAGTTTCCGTGATAAGTACGCTCATAGACGGCAGCTCCCGGCGCAGCAGCTAACAGTGGGGCGCTGTAGGCCAACACTCCAGGCTTCGGGTCAGCCGCCACAGCAGCAACGGCGATAATGGCAAATAGACAGATCTAGAATAGAAATCGGTTAGAATTTATATTCGCCATGATTTTTAACAGTTTGAAACTTACGAGCttgaacattttgaaatgaTTTGTTCGGTTTAACTACACAGTAGTGATATTGTGTTGCGAGTTGATGTTACTGATGCTTTTCGTCATCAATTGCTTCATTTTTATACTTGTACGAAATCCTCACGATTCTCGAAGTACCCACACTTCCTTCCACATTCCTTCTGCTGTGGGGAAATAGAACATTGAAGGACGATATTGGGCACGACTGGCACGCGATGTTCGGCTGGACGTGATTTCTTGCAAAGGACACTGCCCGCTCAACCCAGTATGGTTACTTGATCGTGAAGAATTCATCGCAAATAGTTTCTACGCAACGGTTTTGGCGTGCGACGACAGTGATGACATtgattgctgaagacatgtaaatCAATTATGCGCAGACAGGTCGTAAAACACCGCAAGGGCTGGTGTGAAATACCAATGCATAGTCCGAGTAGGTCATCTGGTACAGTTTAATGGGGTACTACCACCGCGGTGCACCGTCGCAATTTTATTGATGAACTAACAGGATTTGTTGTAGAAATCTTGAACTACGGAGACGTAGCTGTTGTTGTTAGATCAAACAATCGCTGTTCATTTActtttatgcaaaaatattccaattcGAATTATAATCATAACAAGTCGACACTATCAatgctagggttcgtcgcggtgcggatgtgggcggtaaatggattgtccgcaccgcaaccgcaaaaaaaataataaaaccgcaccgcttaccgcaaccgcactttatttaccgcaccgcaccgtgCGGtcatgcggtaaatgcggtaaaatttttatatttttaaaaatagtgttgaaaaattgttcatttgtgtaaccatatataataaaatgtttttcttattcacacgaaattcaactttaagagactcctcagaatttaatgttgatgaaaaaatcaatttttgcattttctattaaaacAATTCcttcattttaaggcaaacattatacattcaaaaacgttctactgcagtaataggaaaacttttattttagcaatccTTCAGATAGttgaaaaaagtggaataaaaatgtaataagaaatgaagttgcatttttttctttaaatttttctattttcaatgtttttgacatatgaaaatgaaatgtatgattttcgaatttacgtagtaaaaaccacctttcattcttaaaggaatttcacaaaaaaaaattaaagttaaatttccagtacttctatatagtagcgcatatattccaatacagtgaaataaaaacatattgtatttcatcaataagaacgacgccatatttgacgtaAAAAATTTGCTCTATAcgttacatctaatcaggagtccggtctcaaccggtacagaaatattgaacattaaaaaaactgcaaaaaatcaatgatttgtaacatacagcagaaatgatttttaaaaatgggggGTTTCAcagacaaaatatcccaaaactctaacttccacattcttcaagaaacagatgtattctcattcaagaactaagattgctccctttaagaatgtatgaagtgtaattttctaaaggctagttcgaatgttctagcatttaatgtattttcctctaatattttccccaAGAGCCattggcaaaaacttcaattgaagtgaacgggcgTCAAACTATGTAGTATTTgacaaaaaagcttcaaaaaggctacaaaatagtcttaactgaaaaatattaggacttaatttggtagaaaattatagtaaatttgaatggaattacgcgaaaaaagttatgtggcatactttttgagaaaaagttcaataaaattaactgcagaaaaattcacattgaagttacacagcaatcaaagaagatagaaatacgatgttgatgaacgaatgatagaataatcatcctaatttgaacccctccttattttgaacgctttcatacatttgtatcctttactgcccagtggcgtagccagaggggggttTTGGAGGTTAAAACCCCCCCCCAAACcgaaattaattggattgaaaaacaattgatactgacgaatttaatttaatattccacaaaatatttttggagaaatattctctgatcactacattgaaaactgtgtttaaagcgtcacttttaaacttttggaaaattgtgggaaggggatcttgtaacttatttcttagccaaaatcccatagttgtcaaattacttcaatgtaaaataaaataactgtctgaattattatgagttcatttttggaaagatgcttcaaaatatagattagagacaatttttcgaatgggaatataaatttgaataggttgattgcatataaaacataagcttatttaccgaaaacttgcatacatttcaacatttgctgaaaatgtatttttttagattgtgtagagtttagacaacaattcaatatggttaataacaagaataacatttcagaaactagttgaaagctgatgtaattttgtctctagcaggtcaggatcggttttatgagcattggatttttgttgtattatcaattatatgaatagtaggatgcaatgaatggcgtactaaaattttgtgtgcaaGTTGTggggttgactaatgaagaaaagtaaaattaatgctctataaatttttaacggtcacgatcacattcattcgaaactgccaaatttcgatgttaagtaacattgaagaatttcaaaacgtaaaactgttcatctgctgatagaataattttgacggttaatcctcctagaagtaattatagagaagagtatcgaaatatagtagtagaaaacctttacaacaagctattctgaaattactgtatttgataaatctcttctgcggtaattaaataataaattcacattgcgttcaaggtgcctttgaagcttacaaaaaaaataagggaactggatttaaaacaagtaattcccagatattataaggactcaaaaacacaaagagtgattccattttcaggagctagcatcaattcggcgctagcttagtccgcccaccaagttagtgtcggattctgatgagatgaagtcgaaacgcaagtttcagttccatccatccataatttagttataggttttgtgttctcaactcgcaatgattgtttcaaacaattttatccgtagcgcagaaaaaaataggtttcacctaaatttttcttcactaaggagaaatatagcatgccCAGTCcctttaaatccctatatgttgaattcatatagccttcatattttcaacaaaattgtttgaaatgacattatcaaaaactttgctgaaggcaccatgtctcttaatatttttgaaaaattaattcaccataattacctctatgagaattaatcattaaaatttttatatcaaagcaggcgctgttttatgttgataacttcccgaagttgtcaaaccttcaaagtcaaggattatcatattaggtgatcttgaacgttgaaaattttttagatcatttatcccactttaaaagatcgcaatttttgacttcattgacatattatacaagaaaataatctatagaggtttgaaaactgttccatgttgatccttcttgtttgttgACTGGAATGacgtctgttagactacttatgtttttgagttttcaataatttatcaaactcatattaaattttaagattttttcaaaaaaattgcgattttcatcaaaaccccctccaaaccaaatttctggctacgccactgttactgccaattactccaaattcgtttggtttgatgaaaataattatattctttgggttgtgtttaagtcccagcataattatttcatctctaattcctataaattagtcaaaatttacagttgaaaaattgatatcgaaaacgattcataattccacaatttccaacagaaatcaggagaagtgatgcacttttaaattggatttaagagtacaaatttactgttttcaaattatttaataattttgtctctatttggatcttacattttatgtatttgaaatggttagtttgtgaagtttttcttagaagtataa carries:
- the LOC131688154 gene encoding cuticle protein 16.5-like codes for the protein MFKLICLFAIIAVAAVAADPKPGVLAYSAPLLAAAPGAAVYERTYHGNFAPLAAYASAPYIAAPYAAAPLAYSAPYVAAAPAPVLFK